Below is a window of Camelina sativa cultivar DH55 chromosome 11, Cs, whole genome shotgun sequence DNA.
ATTGCTTTAACCGgcttaaaccaaactgaaacaagatGCTGATGGATTTACTATTTACATCTCACCAGGAAGCTAGAATTTTTAACCGACTAAGCCGGGTTCTGATGTACATGATCTAAATAAAATTGGACAGTATATACTTCATAAACCAGAAGTATTTGAACATTGAAGAATTGTAAAAcaagattttaacttttaacacaaaagaaaaaccaaaagccGATGATTTACATCTGATTGAAATTctcaacaaataaaacaacatcaagaaaccaaaacaagctTTGTTTTCCTCTGGACCGATGATGAGCTGTTTTATTTAGCGGTTCTCGAGTGCTTAATGAGCCAATCGATGACCGCATCTATGTTTATCGAGTCCTTACACGAGATCATGTAACAGCAAACCTCTCTGTCTGCTACAGATTCAAGCCCTCTGCATCAAAACAAATCCAAGTCATATACTTGGAATTCAGATCTTGTTCAATGGACTTGAAGGGAAAGAAAGTTACAGTTGATCAACCAAAGCTTGCTTAGAAAGAGCTTCAGACTTGTCGATTTTGTTGCCAAGAATCAGAAGAGGAATGCCATTTAAAGACGGTTTCGTTAACAGATCACTCAGTTCGCTTCTTGATATCGGTACACTATCTCTATCTGCAGCATCAATCACATACCTGCAAATATTACCATAACAATCATCAAGATTTTTAACCAAACAGCAACATGGGAATCTTTAAAAAGATATCGAAAAGAAGATATACACAATAGCGGAAACTCCACGACAATAACGCTCCCACATGGTACGAAACCTTCTTTGCCCTCCAAGATCCCAAATCTTTATGGTAACATTTCCTTTTGTAACTTTCCTCATGTTAAATCCTACAGTTGGTATCATGTCTTCACTGTAACCTCCAGTCTTGAAAAATCCAAAGGAAACAAGAAGTTAAAACACATAAGATTAGATTTGTTCGATAATACTATTTATGGACTAAAAAGCCTTTGTTGATTTTTACTCACAGCAATAGCATTGACAAGAGAAGTCTTCCCAGCATTCTGAAGCCCAACGAGTGAGAGCTCCATCTCTTGTTTGAAGAACAAGCTGACAAAGcaatataataaacaaacactGAATCAAAATCTAATGTCTGAAGAAGATGTTCATACTCTACTACAACCAACCCCTTTCTTAGCATTCCTGCTACAACTCTATTAATCTCAAGTGTTTCCGCAATTTCGATCATTCGATTTCTTCCCCTACTATGACATACCTTTACCAAGTCCTGAATCAGTACTATGAACGAATTATACAATTCTCAATCGATTTCTAAAAAAACCAATTCATATAAAATGTAACCTGCACAGcctaagaaataaaaagagtcT
It encodes the following:
- the LOC104724126 gene encoding ADP-ribosylation factor-like protein 8B, producing the protein MGLWDALLNWLRSLFFKQEMELSLVGLQNAGKTSLVNAIATGGYSEDMIPTVGFNMRKVTKGNVTIKIWDLGGQRRFRTMWERYCRGVSAIVYVIDAADRDSVPISRSELSDLLTKPSLNGIPLLILGNKIDKSEALSKQALVDQLGLESVADREVCCYMISCKDSINIDAVIDWLIKHSRTAK